CAGATAATACTCAAATCTCGCTGTACCATTCTTTAATCTGGCTTGTCCTTCGGCCAGGGATACCCGGTATAAAATGTTGCTGGCGCCGACTTGTCTGTATTCAAACGGCCCTTCGTATTTCAATACCAGCGTATCGGAAACATATTTATGCTTGCCACCTGCCGCATCATAATCATAAACCTGGGTCTTGCCGTTCATGGTGACGGTTTTTGGTAAATTGAGATAGTTGTAGGTAATGGTCGCACTCCGGTTCCCATCGCTCGTCATATTACCATTGTCGTCATAAGCGTAACTGCTCGCCCCATTTTTAACGCCCAGATTGCTGCCGCTTCCATCGGTTAAAGAAGTTAAGCGGTTGTCATTGGCCGAGTAAGCATAAGTAAGGTTGTCGACCGCAGCCCCCGCCCGGGCAAGGGTTTTCAAATTGCCATTTTTATCATAGGTAATCCCCGATTCGGTATTTAAATAACCATTCAATCCGGTTGAACCGGTAAGACGGTTTGCTCCATCGTAGCTGAATGAAAGCCCTTTGGTGAATGCCGCATCATCTTTCTTCATCCATTGCATCTGACTAATGTTTCCATTCGTGTAATTGTTACCATTCGCATAGGCCAGCCCGAAACCAAAAAATGCTTTGTCTGGACTGACTTCGTCTTTTTTGTAGACCGTTTTACCGTCCGTCAGCCAACCACGGATGTTATAGGTGTAGTCGGTACGCAACCTGTATTTGTTGTCTTTCACCTTATAGAACCATTTGCTTTGCAAGCTGCCCAAAGCATTATATCGGTATGATGCTGTGAAAGCATCATTCACATCAAGGTGACTTGCAACCTGTTCAAACACAGATAAAAGACGGTCGGCATGGTCGTAAACAAATGTGCGGGTTAGTCCATACCCTTCACTTCCCGAATGCCAGTGAACGGTTTCTTCTGTTTCCAAAACAGGAGCAATATCATACTTGTAAGTGTTATATCGCCGCTCATACCGCCCGGCACCGAGGTCGTAAAGGTCACGGGTGGATTGGATAGGGCGGTATTCGGCGTCATAATAAACGACATTTGTGAGAAAGCCGCCTTGCGCGGCATTTCCGGGAAGCATGCGGACACGCCCACCGGTCACCTGGCCTTTGACATTTTGGTTAAAAGAAGGAATAAATAAATTGTGGTAGGCAAAATGGGCAGCTTTTGAAAATGCGTAATCGTCATAGAATGTGATGGTCAGGATATTGCTCTCCAAGGCGTTTTTAGGTGCAGTATTGCTCAGCGTGTACCCGGCGATCGCGGCATTGTTGCGGTCTTCATGATGCTGGGTGAGCGCGTCCACCGTGACAGCCCACTCGGTCCTGAGCGCAGGAGAAACGATCTCTCCGGTTATCACGGGACGGTCGAGCGCGTCGAATTTTGTAAATGCCCAGACACCGCGTTTCGCCTGGTTGGCGTCCCTTGATAAAGCCAGCCTGTCATATTGATCATAAACATATTCAGTTTTCCCAGCCCCCGGCACATTTTTACCGATCATCCGCCCGCGGTCGTCGTAATCATAAGTAAATGCATTTCCTGTAATGGATGGGTTATCCTGGTAATTTGGCTGCAACACGGCCCTCAACAAGCCAGAATCATCGTAGATGTAATAGGTTGAAAGCGTGGCCTGCGCTGAGGCAATGACCTGCCGGCACACCATCTGGCCGAGCATATCGGTGTATTCATTGGTAACGTTTCCTTGCTCATCTGTGAATTGTTTGCGTAAAAGTGTACCGGCAGCAAAATTACCGATGAACGCGATCGAGTTGGAGGCGGGATTGTAGTCGTAACGTTTTACTTCCGACGCTGTGTTGACCTTGTGTTTGACGGTCGAAGCGACGCTCTTGTTACCTGGGGCACGCTGACTTGAAAACCGGCTTAAAGGCGAAAGCTCGAAGGCTGTTTCTTCATAAGGCCTGCCGAGGTCAGCCGCCTGAATGCCGGCACTGTTAGCCGTGTACCAGCCAGCCGCCGCAGAGAAGGCATTGGATTGATACGCACCATTTCCAGCGGAAACATATGGAAGGTACTTTTTAATCATCCGCCCGGCCGCATCATATTCGACTGGCTCGATGAAGTCCTGTCCGGAAGGGCTTTGGCCGACCGTTACCGTTTGAACTGGTCGCCCCAGGCCATCGAAGTACTGGACCTGCGTCAGGACTTTGCTGATGTCGTCCGGATTTGCGCCCAACTGTTTGTAGGTTTTTTTGATGATGTAATTGCGTGAATTGGTTTGCTGGGCAGATACAGAAAGGTAGAGCGTGCATAAAACGATGGAAATGAAGAATTTTTTCATTGGTTTGGAGCATTAGTGTGTATTTAAAATTTACTGCTTTACGATCCGGTGACTGCTCACGGTGCCGTCCGTGTAGGAGATTTGCAGCAGGTAAAGCCCGGAAGCCAGATTTTGAATGTCAATGGCAGGCTTCCATTTTGTTTGTAAAACCTGTTTCCCGTTTAAATCATGGACAGCTACTCCGGTTATTTTCTCCGGTTCATCCGTGCTAATGTTTAAAATGTTGCTCACCGTGAGTGGGTTTGGGTAGAGCTTCACTTTACTATCACCGTCGAAAGACAGGCTTTGAATTCGGCTGAACGCAAATGTGCTATCCTGATCGACCATTTTGAGTCGGTAGAGATTTTCACCGGTTAGCGGGTTGTAGTCAACAAAGGAATAAGTCTCTTCCGTCAGGCTTTCTTGATGGGAAGGCACATGGCCTATTGATTGCCATTGTTTTCCGTCGGCGCTGCGCTGGATATCGAAATGATCGCTGTTGGTTTCAGTGGAAGTTGTCCAGGACAGGTATGCCTGGTTTTCCCTGCCGACGGCAAGAAATTCAATCAATGTTACCGGAAGAGCGGATTCGGCAATCAAAACCAGCGGTGGCGCAGCAACTGCGCCGGTCGGTGAAAGGGATGCACAGTCCACTACCTGACCGGCATAGTTGTAACAATAGGATACCCTCACTGGACCTGCGGCATTGGCGGACCGCTCGTTTTTCAGCCGGTTAAAATTGTCGTACTCATAAAAGATTGCTTTCCCGTTCGCATCCTGGATGGTCTCAACACCGATTGCCGGCTTGTAATTGAATATGGAAGATTGGCTGACGGGGATACCATCGGCAACGGTACTTTTCTTGAGCATATCCACTTTTCCTGCGTCTGCGGGCCCGTAGTATTCCAGCTTGTTCACAGGCCCGTTTTGTTTTTTATAGGTCAGCAGATTACCCCGGGCATCATAGGAAAGGAATTCGATATCCGTATTGAAAAATGCGGCATTTGCCAGTTTGGTCATGACTTTCTGCGGCTGGTAAGCGCCGGAGAAGAGATCGTATACAATGGAAGTGGTTTTGATAGGGTTCGGCGCAGCTTCGGTACCGGTGTAATTGAAAATCTCCCGCACAGGACCGACGATGTTTTTTGCAACCATAGCAGTACTGATTGCATCGGCCAAATTCGGTGCGTACTTGTACCAGGTTTTGATTGTTCGGCTTTTACTGTCGCTTTGACCAGCAATGTACAATTGGCCGTTAGGCCAGTAAGTTAAACTTCTGACGGAAGCTGCCAGTGCCGCCGGATTGTCCTGATCGTAATGATATGTGGCTATCTCAGTGGGCAGAAACTTTCTGCAATCGATGATATAGGCAGTTCCTTCGTAAACAATATTTGCAGTGTTGCAAAGTGGCGTATACTGCGTTTTGACTGATCTGGCCGTGTACTCGTTGATAGATCCGACCAAATTATAAAGGTGTGTTATTTTCGAGCCAATGTTCCCATTTTGAAAAAAGTGCTCTTCCGAAAGTGGCTTCCCGCGGGTGAAAGCTTTATTGTTGTACGGCTGGTAGGGAGTCGTGCTCGGCTGCAAGAAGCCTGAGGGGGCCTCGTCACGGTATCCATTATCAAAATTGGAGAATTTATGGACAATCCAGCCCTCCGTAGAAGATCGCTCGACCACTTGCGAGTACCCTATATGCGAACCCATTGAATTTTCCGAAGCGGGCAGGACCGATTGGGTAGAAAATATGTCTTCTTCAACCGTGATATTAGTATCACCGGGAAGAGGTTTGTAATCGGGCCAGTAATACTGGGCTTTTCCGCCAAGTACGCCGCTGGACAAAGCCGCAGCTGATGTATCGGGATTCGTCGCGTTGAAAGTGGCCAGATAGAAATATTTTTTGATGACGGTCGGGATT
This Dyadobacter sp. UC 10 DNA region includes the following protein-coding sequences:
- a CDS encoding DUF6443 domain-containing protein codes for the protein MKKFFISIVLCTLYLSVSAQQTNSRNYIIKKTYKQLGANPDDISKVLTQVQYFDGLGRPVQTVTVGQSPSGQDFIEPVEYDAAGRMIKKYLPYVSAGNGAYQSNAFSAAAGWYTANSAGIQAADLGRPYEETAFELSPLSRFSSQRAPGNKSVASTVKHKVNTASEVKRYDYNPASNSIAFIGNFAAGTLLRKQFTDEQGNVTNEYTDMLGQMVCRQVIASAQATLSTYYIYDDSGLLRAVLQPNYQDNPSITGNAFTYDYDDRGRMIGKNVPGAGKTEYVYDQYDRLALSRDANQAKRGVWAFTKFDALDRPVITGEIVSPALRTEWAVTVDALTQHHEDRNNAAIAGYTLSNTAPKNALESNILTITFYDDYAFSKAAHFAYHNLFIPSFNQNVKGQVTGGRVRMLPGNAAQGGFLTNVVYYDAEYRPIQSTRDLYDLGAGRYERRYNTYKYDIAPVLETEETVHWHSGSEGYGLTRTFVYDHADRLLSVFEQVASHLDVNDAFTASYRYNALGSLQSKWFYKVKDNKYRLRTDYTYNIRGWLTDGKTVYKKDEVSPDKAFFGFGLAYANGNNYTNGNISQMQWMKKDDAAFTKGLSFSYDGANRLTGSTGLNGYLNTESGITYDKNGNLKTLARAGAAVDNLTYAYSANDNRLTSLTDGSGSNLGVKNGASSYAYDDNGNMTSDGNRSATITYNYLNLPKTVTMNGKTQVYDYDAAGGKHKYVSDTLVLKYEGPFEYRQVGASNILYRVSLAEGQARLKNGTARFEYYLKDHLGNVRVVFDALGAIKQQTDYYPFGLSVSGDPAGITQATRNSNNRQLYNGKELQVGSGYLDYGARMYMPEIGRMNTVDGASNMFSDMSPYSYGLNNPLLNIDPSGDTTFNVNDLADNWKKFNTKQDDINLGEVRVVRPGYQKQHDEMYFQEYGKFSPWLPDAYGIQVNASASGIFGEAGFSAGVAMDSRGIAPFVSAGIGLGASPPGIDFSLQITMSKRADTKMTHTNLDFVNGVDIGNSYGLGFTLSESQTSYQNSASKRDPTGYKTYGFGTGLSFGYKRTFSTTISYPINFIQR
- a CDS encoding T9SS type A sorting domain-containing protein, whose translation is MKMKILSAFIVFSIVCYTTSSSAQIKIPDDSVKYIGKPMFSLSAQEHIPQPPKTVQSPNAATLGSYGEIAVSPYTGKANISIDLHAVSDGNIQIPISLQYDAAGVRPDVHPGWTGLNFGLSTHYSVTRIVKDGYDEFIPILGIEDQPGFMNVGSYINGNTWALPSEIQKVASMLKPQNWFLDTEPDEYAFNAPGLSGKFYRGSDGNWKIQCDRPVVVEVIVTPNIHLYTPFTAPTGIKDGNVWANNNLGRYMEHFQGFKVTDEYGTQYIFGGSDMTCMEYSIDFFDQGKDTWVCNAWYLKSIVRHTGQVINFIYERGDFVNQMYFSVYNKTSGINGGNKFGCENWSSLINQYGPYTGKLISPIYLKEISADNFKVKFLSTESTELRYTNDIFTTYESKKILDGYSKLDFLTFLYDCYPANYPNGCGNPTLAQLLAKLKWRKLDKIQIQNGSGSTIKEFEFIYNNVATERLMLLKVQEKSGYNASKLPPYEFAYFSNGFTLPGYGKSHTDHWGYNNGKLINVASDFTNFASYGTTHRSPAQLEGHLRVGSLTQIKYPTGGITKFRFEPHKYAKEVKLKRWEGEDPFGANQIAGGLRIKEVHSFDPGLAIPTVIKKYFYLATFNATNPDTSAAALSSGVLGGKAQYYWPDYKPLPGDTNITVEEDIFSTQSVLPASENSMGSHIGYSQVVERSSTEGWIVHKFSNFDNGYRDEAPSGFLQPSTTPYQPYNNKAFTRGKPLSEEHFFQNGNIGSKITHLYNLVGSINEYTARSVKTQYTPLCNTANIVYEGTAYIIDCRKFLPTEIATYHYDQDNPAALAASVRSLTYWPNGQLYIAGQSDSKSRTIKTWYKYAPNLADAISTAMVAKNIVGPVREIFNYTGTEAAPNPIKTTSIVYDLFSGAYQPQKVMTKLANAAFFNTDIEFLSYDARGNLLTYKKQNGPVNKLEYYGPADAGKVDMLKKSTVADGIPVSQSSIFNYKPAIGVETIQDANGKAIFYEYDNFNRLKNERSANAAGPVRVSYCYNYAGQVVDCASLSPTGAVAAPPLVLIAESALPVTLIEFLAVGRENQAYLSWTTSTETNSDHFDIQRSADGKQWQSIGHVPSHQESLTEETYSFVDYNPLTGENLYRLKMVDQDSTFAFSRIQSLSFDGDSKVKLYPNPLTVSNILNISTDEPEKITGVAVHDLNGKQVLQTKWKPAIDIQNLASGLYLLQISYTDGTVSSHRIVKQ